GGCTCTGCTGCTCCATCTCGCAGCGCAGCTGAGCCAGCTGCTCCTCCACGCTTCCGATCAAACCCTGGATCTGGGACAGCTGCACGCAGTATCTGCCTTTGGTCTCTTCTAGGCTGTTCTCCAAGGATGCTTTCTGTGAGTGAAGAAAGTACGGGGGTGATGATCAATAGCGATGGTCACCTCTGTCTCTGCTGGACCCTGGGCACATTTTTTACATAGGTCCGTGGATCTTGACCCCAACTGGAGCAGTAATTAGAAGAGATTTATTGGAATAATCTTTCCCATACTTTCTGACTTTATTTTCTCTATCTGTATAATGGGTACCACGGTGCCTTCACTCTCCTGCCCTGGTGACCCCTGAGGGAAGGGGACCACTGGACTGCACTAGGACCAGATTCTTCATACCATGCTGAGCTGGGACTGCAGTTCGATCTCCAGGCCCTGGAACACCCTGCGGAGCTCAGACACCTCGCTGCGGCCGCTCTGTATCAGCTCATGGTTAGAAGCCACCTCTTTGTTCAGCTCCTCGGTCTGGGATAGAAGACAGGAAAAGGGGTGAGACTCTGCACAGCCTCCCTGGCCAGAAGTCACAGAGGAAGCGGGTCCCCACCTTGCTCTGGAACCAGGCCTCCACATCCCTGCGGTTCTTCTCTGCCATCTGCTCATACTGGTCCCTCATCTCGTTCAGGATGCGGCTCAGGTCCACACCAGGAGCTGCGTCCATCTCCACGTTGACATCCCCACCAGTCTGACCCCTCAAGGCAAGCATCTCCTGCAAAGATCATGAGGGTTGGTCACCTCTCCTAGGGACCTCACCACACTGCCTTCCATCCCCCAAAACAGCAGCAGCCCCACCTCCTCGTGATTCTTCTTCAGGTAGGCCAGCTCCTCCCTGAGACTCTCGATCTGCATCTCCAGGTCCGCCCTGGACATAGTCAGTTCATCCAGCACCTGGCGAAGGTTGTTGATGTCACTTTCCACTAACTGACGCAAGGACCTCTCATTATCATacctgggaaagaaaggttaCAGTGACAGATGGACAACCCTACTCTTttgtccttccctctgccctctgccctctgccctctgccctctgccctctgctctctgccctctgccctctgccttcagCCCAGCATGCTGGTTGCTCACTTGGTCCTGAAGTCATTAGCTGCCAGTCTGGCATTGTCAATCTGCAAAACGGACTGTGCATTCTCCTGCTTGGCTCTAATGATCTAGAGGGAAAATGAAAAGATTCAAGGCCTGATCACCCAGAAACCCTGCTACTCAAGGGCCAAGgaagaggggagcaggaggagccaACCCACGCCTAACAGTTCAGCTATTACAGCTTCTGACAACTGATGTCTTACTTCTACTCCCAGCTCAGGTTATGTA
This DNA window, taken from Rattus rattus isolate New Zealand unplaced genomic scaffold, Rrattus_CSIRO_v1 flattened_line_233623, whole genome shotgun sequence, encodes the following:
- the LOC116889832 gene encoding keratin, type I cytoskeletal 16-like, which gives rise to MSRADLEMQIESLREELAYLKKNHEEEMLALRGQTGGDVNVEMDAAPGVDLSRILNEMRDQYEQMAEKNRRDVEAWFQSKTEELNKEVASNHELIQSGRSEVSELRRVFQGLEIELQSQLSMKASLENSLEETKGRYCVQLSQIQGLIGSVEEQLAQLRCEMEQQ